The Synchiropus splendidus isolate RoL2022-P1 chromosome 1, RoL_Sspl_1.0, whole genome shotgun sequence genome includes a window with the following:
- the LOC128752533 gene encoding cAMP-responsive element modulator-like isoform X2 → MLGVSTLNADSILEMPFLTCDFSEMLQHFEDYCSQHTLTDPAQYTSEDQGKLQFSQETAFVMAGPLMQNPHNSEMLQSFPDLSAMIGGQPLNAVPPFNDHWQGVTHLPYSCPHTEPADPFQVLCGSSEILQSTTHVQLPPTRSVVHSPPNHSVMPDVQHTTPAVVLRDVQMNNTGLLELLKKDHSQSTTEQQSTQKRLHRLARNREAARQARRRKNIYIRALQERERELQRLNQSLLEEIQALKKKITQDS, encoded by the exons ATGTTGG GTGTGTCGACTCTGAACgctgattccattctggagatgcCTTTTCTCACCTGTGACTTCTCCGAGATGCTGCAGCATTTTGAGGACTACTGTTCACAGCACACTTTGACAG ACCCAGCCCAGTACACTTCTGAGGACCAGGGGAAGCTGCAGTTTTCTCAGGAGACTGCTTTTGTGATGGCTGGACCGTTAATGCAAAATCCACACAACAGTGAGATGCTGCAGTCGTTCCCAG atTTGTCAGCCATGATCGGTGGCCAGCCTCTGAATGCAGTTCCTCCATTCAATGACCACTGGCAGGGCGTGACACATTTGCCATACAGCTGTCCCCACACAGAGCCTG CTGATCCCTTCCAGGTTCTTTGTGGTTCATCTGAGATCCTTCAGTCCACCACACATGTGCAGCTTCCACCAACCAGGTCTGTGGTCCATTCTCCTCCAAACCACAGTGTGATGCCGGACGTCCAACACACAACACCAG CTGTTGTCCTTCGTGACGTCCAAATGAATAACACTGGTCTCCTTGAGCTGCTGAAGAAAGATCACTCTCAGAGCACGACAGAGCAACAATCCACACAGAAGCGGTTGCACCGCTTAGCAAGGAATCG GGAAGCTGCTCGACAGGCTCGCCGCAGGAAAAACATCTACATTAGAGCTTTGCAGGAACGTGAACGTGAGCTCCAGAGGCTCAACCAGAGTCTGCTCGAGGAGATTCAAGCTCTCAAGAAGAAAATCACCCAAGACTCTTGA
- the LOC128752533 gene encoding cAMP-responsive element modulator-like isoform X1: MIILHWEHCNSTYTGCGAFNIPDNEVDFDCVVSLPLGGDRPQFNAQLSVTFIPPLDYGTWQFLCVGVSTLNADSILEMPFLTCDFSEMLQHFEDYCSQHTLTDPAQYTSEDQGKLQFSQETAFVMAGPLMQNPHNSEMLQSFPDLSAMIGGQPLNAVPPFNDHWQGVTHLPYSCPHTEPADPFQVLCGSSEILQSTTHVQLPPTRSVVHSPPNHSVMPDVQHTTPAVVLRDVQMNNTGLLELLKKDHSQSTTEQQSTQKRLHRLARNREAARQARRRKNIYIRALQERERELQRLNQSLLEEIQALKKKITQDS; this comes from the exons atgattattctTCACTGGGAGCACTGTAATTCCACTTATACTGGATGTGGTGCATTCAATATTCCTGACAATGAAGTTGACTTTGACTGTGTCGTGAGTCTTCCACTAGGTGGCGACCGGCCCCAGTTCAACGCTCAATTGAGTGTGACGTTTATCCCGCCGTTGGATTATGGAACATGGCAGTTTCTGTGCGTTG GTGTGTCGACTCTGAACgctgattccattctggagatgcCTTTTCTCACCTGTGACTTCTCCGAGATGCTGCAGCATTTTGAGGACTACTGTTCACAGCACACTTTGACAG ACCCAGCCCAGTACACTTCTGAGGACCAGGGGAAGCTGCAGTTTTCTCAGGAGACTGCTTTTGTGATGGCTGGACCGTTAATGCAAAATCCACACAACAGTGAGATGCTGCAGTCGTTCCCAG atTTGTCAGCCATGATCGGTGGCCAGCCTCTGAATGCAGTTCCTCCATTCAATGACCACTGGCAGGGCGTGACACATTTGCCATACAGCTGTCCCCACACAGAGCCTG CTGATCCCTTCCAGGTTCTTTGTGGTTCATCTGAGATCCTTCAGTCCACCACACATGTGCAGCTTCCACCAACCAGGTCTGTGGTCCATTCTCCTCCAAACCACAGTGTGATGCCGGACGTCCAACACACAACACCAG CTGTTGTCCTTCGTGACGTCCAAATGAATAACACTGGTCTCCTTGAGCTGCTGAAGAAAGATCACTCTCAGAGCACGACAGAGCAACAATCCACACAGAAGCGGTTGCACCGCTTAGCAAGGAATCG GGAAGCTGCTCGACAGGCTCGCCGCAGGAAAAACATCTACATTAGAGCTTTGCAGGAACGTGAACGTGAGCTCCAGAGGCTCAACCAGAGTCTGCTCGAGGAGATTCAAGCTCTCAAGAAGAAAATCACCCAAGACTCTTGA
- the LOC128752433 gene encoding cAMP-responsive element modulator-like gives MLGVSTLNADSSLEMPFLTCDFSKMLQHFEDYCSQHTLTDPAQYTSEDQGKLQFSQETAFVMAGPLVQNPHNSEMLQSFPDLSAMIGGQPLNAVPPFNDHWQGVTHLPYSCPHTEPADPFQVLCGSSEILQSTTHVQLPPTRSVVHSPPNHSVMPDEQHTTPAVVLRDVQMNNTGLLELLKKDDSQSTTEQQSSQKQLHRLARNREAARQARRRKNNYIRALQERERELQRLNQSLLEEIQALKKKITQDS, from the exons ATGTTGG GTGTGTCGACTCTGAACGCTGATTCCAGTCTGGAGATGCCTTTTCTCACCTGTGACTTCTCCAAGATGCTGCAGCATTTTGAGGACTACTGTTCACAGCACACTTTGACAG ACCCAGCCCAGTACACTTCTGAGGACCAGGGGAAGCTGCAGTTTTCTCAGGAGACTGCTTTTGTGATGGCTGGACCGCTAGTGCAAAATCCACACAACAGTGAGATGCTGCAGTCGTTCCCAG atTTGTCAGCCATGATCGGTGGCCAGCCTCTGAATGCAGTTCCTCCATTCAATGACCACTGGCAGGGCGTGACACATTTGCCATACAGCTGTCCCCACACAGAGCCTG CTGATCCCTTCCAGGTTCTTTGTGGTTCGTCTGAGATCCTTCAGTCCACCACACATGTGCAGCTTCCACCAACCAGGTCTGTGGTCCATTCTCCTCCAAACCACAGTGTGATGCCGGACGAACAACACACAACACCAG CTGTTGTCCTTCGTGACGTCCAAATGAATAACACTGGTCTCCttgagctgctgaagaaggaTGACTCTCAGAGCACGACAGAGCAACAATCCTCACAGAAGCAGTTGCACCGCTTAGCAAGGAATCG GGAAGCTGCTCGACAGGCTCGCCGCAGGAAAAACAACTACATCAGAGCTTTGCAGGAACGTGAACGTGAGCTCCAGAGGCTCAACCAGAGTCTGCTCGAGGAGATTCAAGCTCTCAAGAAGAAAATCACCCAAGACTCTTGA